In a genomic window of Gossypium arboreum isolate Shixiya-1 chromosome 9, ASM2569848v2, whole genome shotgun sequence:
- the LOC108454063 gene encoding glucose-6-phosphate 1-dehydrogenase, cytoplasmic isoform-like, translating into MGPGEWCLQKRDSFKSETLVGNETVPEIGCLSIIVLGASGDLAKKKTFPALFHLYCQGFLPPNEVHIFGYARTKISDDELRNRIRGYLVSERSASPSNDVSKFLQLIKYVSGSYDAAEGFQMLDKEISKHETSKNSLEGSSRRLFYLALPPSVYPSVCRMIRRYCMNKSNLGGWTRIVVEKPFGRDLGSAEELSSQIGELFDEPQIYRIDHYLGKELVQNLLVLRFANRFFLPLWNRDNIDNVQIVFREDFGTEGRGGYFDEYGIIRDIIQNHLLQVLCLVAMEKPVSLKPERIRDEKVKVLQSVLPIKDEEVVLGQYEGYRDDPTVPDHSNTPTFATVILRIHNERWEGVPFILKAGKALNSRKAEIRVQFKDVPGDIFKCKKQGRNEFVIRLQPSEAMYMKLMVKQPGLEMSTVQSELDLSYRQRYQGVTIPEAYERLILDTIRGDQQHFVRRDELKAAWEIFTPLLHRIDNGEMKPIPYQAGSRGPAEADELLEKAGYVQTHGYIWIPPTL; encoded by the exons ATGGGACCAGGTGAATGGTGCCTTCAAAAACGAGATAGCTTCAAGAGTGAAACGCTTGTAGGCAATGAGACTGTGCCGGAAATTGGGTGCCTTTCAATTATTGTTCTTGGTGCCTCTGGTGATCTTGCCAAGAAGAAGACTTTCCCTGCTCTCTTTCATCTTTATTGCCAG GGATTTCTGCCACCAAATGAGGTGCACATTTTCGGCTATGCAAGGACTAAGATTTCAGATGACGAATTGAGAAATCGCATTCGTGG ATATCTTGTGAGTGAAAGGAGTGCCTCACCATCAAACGATGTATCAAAGTTCTTACAGCTG ATTAAATATGTAAGCGGATCATATGATGCCGCAGAGGGCTTTCAAATGTTAGACAAGGAGATTTCAAAGCATGAAACCTCGAAAAATAGCCTAGAAGGGTCATCTCGGAGGCTCTTTTATCTCGCTCTTCCACCATCAGTATATCCATCTGTTTGCAGGATGATCAGGAGATACTGCATGAATAAAT CTAATCTTGGCGGATGGACTCGGATTGTTGTTGAGAAACCATTTGGAAGAGATTTAGGCTCTGCAGAGGAACTAAGTTCCCAGATTGGCGAGTTGTTTGATGAACCACAAATTTACCGTATTGATCACTATTTGGGAAAGGAATTGGTCCAGAACCTG CTGGTTCTTCGTTTTGCAAATCGCTTCTTCTTACCCCTTTGGAATCGTGACAACATTGATAATGTACAG ATTGTGTTCAGAGAGGACTTTGGAACTGAAGGTCGAGGTGGATATTTTGATGAATACGG CATTATCCGCGATATTATCCAAAATCACCTGTTGCAG GTCCTTTGTCTTGTTGCTATGGAGAAGCCTGTATCTCTCAAACCTGAGCGCATTCGTGATGAAAAAGTGAAG GTTCTTCAATCGGTACTTCCAATTAAAGACGAAGAGGTTGTACTCGGACAATATGAAGGTTACAGAGATGATCCGACAGTTCCTGATCACTCAAACACCCCAACGTTTGCAACTGTTATTCTCCGTATACACAACGAAAGATGGGAAG GTGTTCCCTTTATACTAAAGGCAGGGAAAGCATTGAATTCGAGAAAGGCGGAGATTCGTGTTCAATTTAAGGATGTTCCTGGTGATATCTTCAAAT GTAAGAAGCAAGGGAGAAATGAGTTCGTCATCCGCCTGCAACCTTCTGAAGCCATGTACATGAAGCTAATG GTGAAGCAGCCTGGACTGGAGATGTCAACAGTTCAAAGTGAACTAGACTTGTCATACAGGCAACGCTATCAAGGTGTTACGATCCCAGAGGCTTATGAACGTCTCATTCTCGACAC GATAAGAGGTGATCAGCAGCATTTTGTTCGTAGAGACGAGTTGAAG GCAGCATGGGAGATTTTCACGCCTCTTCTACATAGAATTGACAACGGTGAAATGAAACCGATTCCATACCAAGCAGGCAGCCGTGGACCAGCAGAAGCGGATGAGCTTTTGGAGAAAGCCGGTTACGTTCAAACACATGGATATATTTGGATTCCTCCCACCTTGTAG